The genome window TAGCGTTGCCGGTGAAACACATTTACTCTGAGAATAGTGGTGGGAATGCAATGTATGTATTAATGATATTTATCCAAACAGCATTTTACTTTGGATTATGATGTATTTTCCATATGGCGTAGACTTGTCTCCTTGCAGTGTAATCCTCCAGCCATCATGAAGagacttttaaaagctttatggGAAGAGGGCTCTTGGCATTGCCACACACTTGTTAGTAGTTTCCTGGCTTTAGGCCACAGCTGACCAGCCAATACTGGAAGGTGGAGCGAGGGGGTTGGGCTTGGGGTGAACTACCACTAGTGGCTTTGCTGGAGAGATGGAGCTGGGCTGGTGTTTgagcagatgctggcagctgcttCCACGTTGAAGGGTTTAATGTTCCCTCTCTTCTTGAATTGATGCCGTCTCGGAGCCTGCAGAACTCTTCAGTGTAACCTCCGAGTGCCAGCGGGGCTGTGAGCACCTGGCACGGATTGCTAGCTCCGCTACGGGCTGCTTCGTTATCTAAGTGTACTAATAAGGCGACGAACGCAGTATTTGTTACTGGTGCTTTGGTGAGAAAAATGCCAAAACTGAGAGAAGGGTGAATGGCGTACTAAACGCTCTAACTCTTGCTCATCAACTAAGTATTTTGGAGCATGAACTAAGGGGAAGAAACTCTCTGAGCTGCAGCGCTAGGCAAGAGAGCATTTTGCGGCGCAAGACAGCCTAAGCCCATCAGCTGCCCCTCTGCAGATGCGTGCTGGATCCCACGTTGTTGCTTTATGAACTTACGGCCTGCTGCAGACTCTGCCTTctcagagctggagctgcttgGAGCGTGTGCGTGGGGAGGAATATCCATTGCGAGGTCtggcctatttttttttccttttgggtttttttttttttttggtattttgcaTGTTGATTGGCAGCCTCTGGAGACTGTGTTCTCAGGCGCTTCGCTTTCCTTGTGCATGCCCGGACTCCGTGGTTCTGCTGGGTTGTACCACTTGCATAACACCAGCAGATGGAGCTCTTGCCGCGCAGTGTTTGCGCTGGAGCTGAGGTTTGTCCCAGATGCTTCGCTGTTTCCGCTGGGTCAGCACAGATGCTGTACAGTGACACATGGAAATCTGTAATGGGCAGTGTTAGATCCAGCCACAACCACCGTAGATGAGCTTTTCCGCTGAACCGTCTGTACTTCCATCTAAGCTTTTCTGCAATGAAACCTAACAAAAACCCTACCCCGAACCGTGCAGAACACTACGTCAATTGTCTGACTTAATCTATGGAAAAATCAAGATCTGGTTGTGTTTGTCCTGCAGCCCCACTGTGACTTTGCTCGTGTTTTTTGGGGGCCAAGGGCAAGCACACTGCCCGTGGAGTGTATTACAAACATAATGTCTTGAGGCGAGTCCAGCCTCCTTTCAGCTCTGCTTCCAactttttcctggcttttgggGGAAtaaccccacccccaccccaataTCTTCTGTGGCTTTGATTTTTAGGTTATAATTTCTGCCAGACCGAAGTAGCAGCCTGTAGGATTTGTCCTGGGTTATTTCCACTGTACCACATTTGGTTTTGCAATTGTCTCACTTGACAGTAGAAAAAATTGGCCTTTGGGGTATGTTTAATAGAAAACTGTACTgactctttgtctttttttgcaaaataatctgtaggagggagggagggaggccagTCTCTGGCATTCGTGGCCACTTGCACAACCACTGCCAGCAGAGGACTTTTCATCAAGAACTCATGTTCTCGTTGTCTGGGTCTCTGTTAAATTTTGGTTACCAAAATGATCTGAAggttcttcccttcctcttgtTGCAGTAAGCGATAAAAGACGCTGACCGCGCAGCTGCGCGCGGGCTGGGTGGAGGAGCGGGGGGACGAGCCCGGTGCAAAGCACAGTATCCCCCTTTTGCTTCCAGACAGCTCAACAAAATACTCCTCAGTCCTGCTCGCCTCTCTGCTCTCTGCCAGCGGAGATGACAACTGTGCCAAATTTTATGGTTTTatgatacagaaaaatgtttactaGAAAATAGGTTTCATCTTGTGGCTTCAAATGCATTTGATTCCGAGCGTACCAGGGTGGAGGAGGGTAACGCACCTGTGCACCGTCCTGGCCCATCTCCCATTTTTAAGTGTACTTCAGGTATTTTTAAGCATCCTTATTTTGTAAACCTTAATTTATAATCTGAACAGATTAAGTAAGACTTTCACCCTTTACAGTGCTATTGTCTCCAAAATGATAGTAGCAAATGACGTGAATGGAATAAGCAGGCAGTGCTGGTTTGAGAGTGGCTTGCTAACGTCTGAGAGTTGAAGTTCAACCGCTGTGTATCTGCTAGCACGACCTTGATTCAAGAGtttgttcttccatttttttgaaGGATCTTTGCTTTTGGGCTTGTAATTGCTTTGCCAGCTCTTTGaatgtagtttttttttttatatttatttgcacattcaagtaaaataaaatattgattttgaAAGTCTGCAGCTCTCattgttttaaattagttttaaattaatttaaccTTTCTGACAGTCCCCGCCCTTGTCTTGCAcctgaaactgaattttaaacGGTAGAAAAATGCGATGAAGTTGGATGAACTTCCCTGCAGGCAGTTGTGAGACAGGCTGCAGGGTGCAATGACTGAGGTGTGTGCCGGCAAATCTTTAACCGTACCCGCTCTGAGAAGCCAGTGCGCAGTAAGCCCATGCCGACATCGGAGGGGAGTACGTTTCCCACGAGTAGTGTGCGACAGGAGAGCCCGTGCAGGAGGACGGCGCCTGTGGCTCTGTGCTTCGGCGCGCGCGCTGCCAAGAGCCGTCTTGGAGCGAAGGCCCACGGCTGGGCGAGCGCAGGGGAGTCCACGGGGTGGCACAGTCGCTCCACGCAGAgagaggtttaaaaataaaacaccgTGTAGCGCCAGCAACGCACATCTTTTTGCAGATTGGTTTATTTCTAGCAGCACCTTTGCCATGAGAGGTGTGGCGCAAAAATATGGTCCAGGCCTGGCCCCCAAGTACTCGCACGCTAAATACAACAGACGTTCAAGAGAAGTGACTGATTCCAGTTCCGAAATCTATAAGCACATCTGCTACAGGTTAAGACAATACAACTGCAACCATGAAAATAACCCTCCGCCCGCCTTTCCCTCAACCTCCCCAAATTCCTGGGTAATAACATGTTTAACTGTGTTCCCTGCGAGCTCTGCACAACAAATAAATGTGTAGATTTTGCAAATTAAGCCGTAGCGATGTGACCCAGATCTGATAGGAGTTTCCTTGACATCATTCTCAACACTTCCGTTGCCATAACAAAAGGCAACTCTGCTTTCTGCGCAGCGTATGACTCGCTCACAGGGAAACAAACTGTTGTTCTCCTAATAACAATTCTCTGATGCATAAATTGTGTGGAATAATTTGATTAAAATGATGGTAGTGGCATCTCAGAGGACACAGTCCACTTTATACAAGTCTTCTCGCAGAGATCTTGGACTTCTCACAAAGATGACATTCCCTGTGCTCGAGGGGAGGGATGGCCAGGTCTGACATCACCCAAGAGCAGTTGGACATCTCAGCAAGTGGCCAGCTTTGGCAATGACAAAGGAAGGCGGcttaaaaacatctttcaggTTTGCAGGATGGAACAAGAATTAATGGTTTCCTAAATTAAGAATCGCTCAAGGGAATACCTGAAttcagtatttaatattttgggacttctttttttttaacgtgtTTCCATATCACTGCgatgcagggagggaaagaTGGGACTGTGACCCCGTGAGAGGTACACTAGAAGTATGTGTGTAAACATGagtttttcttcatgctttaGCCATTCCGCTGGATTGGAACTATGTAACGCAATCTTAATGAAGCCAGAGGCACACTCCACCTTCCACTCATCAAAATTAAAGCCTAAATTAAAGCCTAACAATGCTAAACCATACCTGTGCTAAAGGATGTACCCAAAAAGAATTGCCTGAGACCCACTGCTGAAAAGGGATGATGTTGTCTGTATCAGGCAAGGCAGCCCCTGTCCCGGCATCACCATCTTGCTGAGAAAGGACCAAAAGAAGGCATTCCAGACCATCTAGTGAGCGGCAGCGATGCTAATGAACGTCAAATATTCCTGAAAAATGGCTTCACGTGGACTTCCTACGCTCTGAAGTGAAAACTGCAAGCAAGCAGAAGAGTAGCCCTGAAAAAATACCTAACCCTGTCTCCCCAGAAGTATTACCCCAGGATAAGGCTCGCACAAAAGGTGTGGCGTAACCAAGGAAAGGGCTTGGGTGGGACCCCAGTGGAACCGGAGAGCTGTGGaacaagcagaagagaagagaggcagGGAGATTCCCTGGAGCTGTGGGGACTCTCAGCGCGATGGTACGAGACCCACGAAGTGAGAGGAAGGGGAGCTGGTGTGACGGCAAAGTCAGGAAGAGTGCCCAAGGCACAGCGTCATCTGGTACGTGCCAGAGCCTGCAAAGACAAatcgggcgggggggggagggaggggggggatCCTGGTTTCAAGTACCATCGTTTCTGTTTCAATAGTCAGTGGAAGTTTTCTGTGCCCTGTGGTTCTGAGAAGGCGGCTGGGAAAGGCAGGGCCAGCATTGCATTCATGGAAAATGTGAAGTTGTGCTGACACTGGTGGAAATGCTTCATGCTGCTGGCGCTAAGGCAGAGCTCCTGCCTCCATGGTCAGCTGCCTCTCGTGTCTGCATCGCGAATGCGAGCTCAGCCCAGGGCAGGTACAAGCTGCACTAACGGTTCGGTCTTCACACCTGCTGGCTTGCAGCTGAAGAACTCTCTGGAGCTGCTGGAACAGAGCAGAAAGAGCAAGCTCCATTCCTTGCCTACCAAAATTTGCTCTTCCAAGCCTTAAAGATGTATGGGACAGGCCAGGTGGTGTTTGTACCCTCCCTCTGAGCTTTAAAATCCCTAGCCTGTTTTCCAGCATTACATCGTTTGGGTTCAGAGCCATGGAATAAAAGAGTGCCTTCTCCCAGGAGATGATCTATTGCACAATGAATTACTTGAAAACCAAATTGTTACCCCATGGGGCAGGGATCACACGACTTAAAGAGATGTTAACAAGCCGTGACAAACCTCTGGCATTTGAATTTTCAAGCAAGCTGTTCTGCATCTAAAGCAGTCACTAAAGATCACACAGCATCTGAAAAATGAAGGCTACAGCAATGAGTAACCTCTCTCTACTCCGCTCCAGAGACCTGGCCATAGGAAGTAGGGCTGCGATTTGCACACTATCTGAACCTGATTATGTCTAATTTTTTGCATACAGAGCATGGAAAGGATCCTGGCTGAGGCATGGAAAATATGTGGCCACATGAGTCATTCTGTAATGGTTCATAAATCCTGAGAGAATcgcaaaagcaaaacatctaACATTGCATCTTCCCTGTCCCTGCCAGTGGAACTCCACCTCTCAACATGCTCGGGACAAGGATGTGGGAATATggtgaaagcaaaggaaataggCTCATTTTCTCCTTGGAATAGAAGAATCTCATCAAACAGCAGCCAGGCTCAGATTTGCAACCTTCACAGAAGAGGCCATTCATAAGCTGAGGCGAAAGAAATGAACCGCTCCTCAGGTTGCCAAACCAAATTTACAGTTCCCACTGCCCAGACTCCAGCTTCTGTCTTGCCGCCCTTGCAGAGCCAAGCAGGGGACCGGAGAGCAAAAGCCTAAAAACCAGCAGCCTCCGAAGCTACGACCTTCTGCCCCTCTGGCCTACCCACTTGATGGCCACTGGGAAGTGGTCCTGCTGGGGCTCTGACACAGGCGATGGGAGGGGATTTGGGACTTCCCCAGCAACGCTGTgcaaggcagagctggaagggactCACACTCAAGGAGTTAGAAAAGGGGGGCACCAAGCAGCAAAGGATCTTAAAGGTTCAGGTAACATCTGCCAGTCCCTCTTACAAGGTTCGGTGAGTCGCCTTCTCCATCCAACCAGCAGGTATGTGGCAGCAGCGTGCTGCCGCTCCGAGCCGCCAGCTAACACACAGCGCGCAACCCCTTGGGGGTTTACTGGGTGGAGGCTGCACATCTCTGGAAAAACACAGCTCTTCTTGGGCAAGACCGACCGAAGTTCACCATTATCTACCCAACAGCAGAGACTTCCTGTGCAGCCTTGTCAGGCCCCTTTCCTGCTTGGATGGAGCTGCTCTCCCCGTTCCTGGTAATTTATCAGCGGAAGCACAGTGCCGTGAGACCTTGCCACTTATCATTTGTATGTTATGGCACTGGGACTGATTCTTTCACGTGCAAATATCTCCGACCCGCAGGACTTCTGATCAACCTCTGCAGTGACACCGAGAAGGAAGGTGCAGGAGCTTTGTCCCTTTTTAgccagggagcaggagcagaaataaacaaacaagagaATTCTGAAAGGCTGCAAGGCGGCCACTAGAAACCCTGAACTGCTGTAAGATGAGGCTGCAAGAGCCCTGTGTGatccctgggagctggggaggtgtctctggagctgcagctctcctgcaCCTCATTTATATTTCCGTGAGGGGATGATATCTTCTCACTTTGCACTACCAGAAAGCATTTGGAATCAGGGTGTGGGGAAAGACCTCAAATCTCACACAGAGCCACCTGGGTCTGTCTTGGGCGGAAGGACACTTGGCTTAGGAGGTCAGAAGTTCAGTTTACATTCTAAACCAAATTCAGACTGCATCAAGTCTGACCACATTTGTTACTTCCAGGAATAttctggaggaggaaggaggaccAAATGACTCACTCAAGCCATTGTCTGGCTCTGACGATGGAAGTACGGCCCAAATATACTGTGGATCTGGATACGTACGCCCCTCCCAGTCCTGCGTCAGACACTGGAGCTAAGGCTCTGCTTGGGCAACACTTACTCGTACGTGTCGTGACAGCCCCCCATATGCCTCATCCTTAACGGGATAAGCCTGGTGCTTCCGCGAGTTAAGGACTAACAGAAGGAAACGGGTAAGCAGGGTTACTAACGCTGCCTTTCCCACACAGCTCCGAGCACTACAGTGTGCTGTTGGATCCTGCACGGGAATGGAGACCCTCGGGAGCAGACAGCTGTCACGCAGgcttgtgctgtgctgtgccttcTGGGGACTCTGCCTGGCCACTCCAGACTATGATGGTGAGTGTGTATCTTCGGGCGaaaaatggctgcttctttaaGTCCTGGATACTTGGTACCTTTATAAGATCCCAGAAAactcattttttaaagctatcACATGGGAGCACACTCTAACTGAGCTTTGTGCGTACTCTAGTTGAAGCAGGAGGTGACAGAAGGTgatacagaagagaaagaaacgGGTGGAagcaacaagaaagaaaaattagaggAGAAGCAAACCGGAGAGCACTTGAAACCAAACTCTTTAGCTAAAAGCTAGGCTCCCACAGCCATGGCTTTACCCTGGGCTGGCCCCAGATCTTAGGATTCTTTTGAAAGCTGGGCAGAGGAATTGCTCTCTGGTTTCCCAGGCCTGCTGATAGTTGTATAACACAGCAGTTATTTGGGAGCTGTGGGAAACCGCACGACAGAGGAATCGTGTACATTTTCAGTAAGGTTGCTGATGGTTACTCCTGCACACCTAATTCTGTTTGCCAGCTTTTTGTGACCATCACACAACAGCATTTTACAGAATAGCCCCACTTCTGGGGACTCCAACATCAAATGCAAAACCCTAGCCTTTGGGGTAAGCCTAATGTATACGGCCTTCTCTGCAAAGCACAGGGTAACGGCAGGGCCAGCAAGTAACAGACTGCCTTTGTCTCACAGATTACTCTCAGAACAGCACCAACGAGCAGGTAACGCTGCCATCGATCACGCCGTGTCCCCGAGCCATCCCCGGGGAAAAGGCAACCATAAACAACGTCACCTACCTGTTGATACATGAGGCCACACGCTCTCAGCTGGGCAGCGTGGTCACAGTGCAGCTCATCCCCTGCCTCTACACCCTCGTCTTCCTGGTGGGGCTGCCTTCAAATGGGCTGGCCCTGTGGGTCCTGGCCACCAGGGCTGAGAAGCTGACCTCCACTGTCTTTCTGATGAACTTGGCTGCAGCAGACCTGCTGCTCGTTTTAGTGCTGCCCTTCAAGATTTTCTACTATTTCCTGGGGAACAACTGGCCCTTTGGGGAAGGCCTGTGCCGCCTCACCACAGCTTTCTTCTATGGGAACATGTACTGCTCGGTGCTGCTGCTCACATGCATCAGCGTCGACCGGTATCTGGCTGTGGTGCATCCTTTCTTTTCACGTTCTTTCCGCACccctgcctttgctgcctgcaCCTGTGCTGCCATctggctctgtgctgctgtcctCACCCTGCCCCTgactctgcagcagcagtccTATCCCCTATACAGGGCAGGCGTCACTCTCTGCCACGATGTTCTCCCCAGGCACGAGGATGACGGGTATTACTTCTACTACTTCGTC of Phalacrocorax aristotelis chromosome W, bGulAri2.1, whole genome shotgun sequence contains these proteins:
- the F2RL3 gene encoding proteinase-activated receptor 4; the protein is MISSHFALPESIWNQGVGKDLKSHTEPPGSVLGGRTLGLGGIFWRRKEDQMTHSSHCLALTMEVRPKYTVDLDTYAPPSPASDTGAKALLGQHLLLRALQCAVGSCTGMETLGSRQLSRRLVLCCAFWGLCLATPDYDDYSQNSTNEQVTLPSITPCPRAIPGEKATINNVTYLLIHEATRSQLGSVVTVQLIPCLYTLVFLVGLPSNGLALWVLATRAEKLTSTVFLMNLAAADLLLVLVLPFKIFYYFLGNNWPFGEGLCRLTTAFFYGNMYCSVLLLTCISVDRYLAVVHPFFSRSFRTPAFAACTCAAIWLCAAVLTLPLTLQQQSYPLYRAGVTLCHDVLPRHEDDGYYFYYFVCLIACAFLAPLVVMLFSYCSVLRALLGSGKRYSYSMKLTALVLFTVVAFYTPSNVLLLVHYSSYNCKLYGNLYISYMVSLAISTFNSCADPFVYYYISEDFRDKVRRRFFSHRKQTTTSLETSKETLPPKSSKDSLV